In Lineus longissimus chromosome 9, tnLinLong1.2, whole genome shotgun sequence, one genomic interval encodes:
- the LOC135493413 gene encoding sulfotransferase 1C2-like has product MSNQSETTTDFDPHSYKVPGFYHYEGIVMGSCTPRDQIDGVRKMELHEDDVIIASYPKTGTTLAQEITWLIRHNADITEANKESTFNRVPFLEYYYPPTDEVNGLEHANRAPRPRHLKTHLPYRLLPEQAKAGKCKIIYVMRNPKDALVSYYFFYKSLVTFGKFQGTWNEFFQMFLVDNIYWGNIFDHYLGWWKHRDNPNIYFVKYEDIIGNQREEVEKIAKFVDWNLTSEKLDIITEATTFKTMKSNPMTNAENFTKEIDSGVSPFMRKGVAGDWKNHFSAEQNEMMDKLIAERLGGTGLEFYYG; this is encoded by the exons ATGTCTAACCAAAGCGAAACAACCACTGATTTTGATCCTCATTCGTACAAGGTTCCTGGCTTTTACCATTATGAAGGAATCGTCATGGGTTCCTGTACGCCACGTGACCAAATTGATGGCGTCCGGAAAATGGAGCTGCacgaggatgacgtcatcatcgcgtcTTATCCCAAAACAG ggaCGACTCTGGCACAAGAGATCACATGGCTAATACGCCACAATGCTGACATTACAGAGGCAAACAAAGAGAGCACCTTCAACCGTGTTCCCTTCTTGGAATATTATTACCCGCCCACGGACGAGGTAAACGGCCTGGAGCACGCGAACAGGGCGCCACGCCCGCGCCATCTGAAGACGCATCTTCCCTATCGTCTACTACCGGAACAGGCAAAGGCGGGAAAGTGCAAGATCATCTACGTCATGAGGAACCCGAAGGATGCGTTGGTGTCGTATTATTTCTTCTACAAGAGCTTGGTAACATTTGGGAAGTTCCAAGGAACATGGAACGAATTCTTCCAGATGTTCTTGGTAGATAATATATACTGGGGGAATATCTTCGACCATTATCTAGGCTGGTGGAAGCACAGGGACAATCCGAACATATACTTCGTTAAGTACGAAGATATCATAGGAAATCAGAGAGAGGAGGTTGAGAAAATAGCGAAATTTGTCGACTGGAACCTAACCTCGGAAAAGTTGGATATCATAACTGAGGCGACCACTTTTAAGACCATGAAATCCAACCCCATGACGAATGCGGAGAACTTCACAAAGGAGATTGACTCTGGTGTGTCGCCCTTCATGAGGAAAGGGGTGGCTGGGGATTGGAAGAATCACTTCTCTGCTGAACAGAATGAGATGATGGACAAGCTGATTGCAGAGCGGCTTGGGGGTACGGGGCTAGAGTTTTATTACGGATAA
- the LOC135493574 gene encoding uncharacterized protein LOC135493574 isoform X2, with translation MGRYSRRRFFLATVAMTALFSFPLMLPKDAFVMEMSFLDASSTGLLVNTEGCKIPDIDPFDKSISHLIYKGNSIKCDAKPAITYVDKTWLRFNMTILKEHYGQGLDRCEYQTVTRGGDGKSDDLFLYEEPIIFTDDIRVLSEFIRIACFGENGDMIYTNFHAFIQDKSLMDDRANLQFDAFINREKPKETMNVLMVGLDSMSRLNFIRQMPKTREFLLNTLGAVEMAGYNKVADNTFVNLVPMFAGKFVEGLPWTEMMSDDPFDKYNFMWKEFSRRGYRTLMAEDAPKIAIFNFNKAGFHKQPTDYYMRPLSLAMENHRSIWRNDHNCVGPKLETEIVLDWVNGFVDRFKNKPHFAFSFITRLTHDDVNKAGAADEPHFQFLTTLHEKALLNNTIVIYFSDHGVRFGSLREGYIGKIEERLPAMFLAFPKWFRKKYPALLKNIRTNGNRLTTPFDIYETLGDIRNFQPDEILSRKTSGLKRGISLFEEVLPSRSCDTASILTHWCTCHSEKDIDTNYPNVVKAADFLLRHMNSELDIHNLGGMCEILSVHKVENAQEIVANDKVLHFKRSLGDVLGRTVTFGNRTSTFVDYQLAVRTVPGDGLFETTVRFSEIDQTFAIVGDISRINRYGDQSSCINNFNMKKYCYCRQ, from the coding sequence ATGGGTCGTTACAGCAGAAGACGTTTCTTCCTAGCGACAGTTGCCATGACAGCGTTGTTTTCATTTCCGTTGATGCTACCCAAAGATGCCTTCGTCATGGAGATGTCATTCTTAGACGCCAGTTCGACAGGACTGTTGGTCAATACGGAAGGGTGCAAAATACCCGATATCGACCCCTTTGATAAGAGCATAAGTCATTTGATTTATAAAGGGAACTCAATAAAATGTGACGCCAAACCCGCCATTACTTATGTGGATAAAACCTGGCTGCGGTTTAATATGACGATTTTAAAGGAACATTACGGACAGGGATTAGACCGCTGCGAGTACCAAACCGTCACGCGTGGTGGCGACGGTAAAAGTGATGATCTCTTCCTGTACGAGGAGCCAATCATATTTACCGACGACATCCGGGTCTTGTCCGAATTCATCCGGATCGCCTGCTTTGGGGAGAATGGAGACATGATTTACACTAACTTTCACGCCTTCATTCAGGACAAATCACTCATGGATGATCGGGCGAATCTGCAATTCGACGCGTTTATAAACCGGGAGAAGCCAAAAGAGACCATGAATGTCTTGATGGTTGGGTTAGATTCAATGTCTCGATTGAATTTCATTCGCCAAATGCCAAAGACGCGCGAGTTCCTTCTCAATACTTTAGGCGCCGTGGAGATGGCGGGGTACAACAAAGTTGCCGATAACACGTTCGTAAATTTGGTTCCGATGTTTGCGGGGAAGTTTGTTGAAGGTTTACCGTGGACGGAAATGATGTCAGATGACCCATTTGATAAGTACAACTTCATGTGGAAGGAGTTTTCTCGGAGGGGGTACCGGACTTTGATGGCGGAAGACGCGCCGAAAATCGCCATATTTAACTTCAACAAAGCAGGATTTCACAAACAACCGACGGATTACTATATGCGCCCTCTTAGCCTTGCTATGGAAAATCACCGTTCAATATGGCGGAACGACCACAACTGCGTTGGTCCGAAACTTGAAACAGAAATTGTTTTGGATTGGGTGAACGGTTTCGTGGACCGATTCAAAAACAAACCCCATTTTGCTTTCTCGTTCATAACGAGGCTGACACATGATGACGTCAACAAGGCGGGCGCGGCAGACGAAccacattttcagtttttgacaaCACTTCACGAAAAAGCTCTCTTGAATAACACTATCGTGATATATTTCAGCGATCATGGTGTCCGATTTGGTTCACTTCGAGAAGGATACATCGGCAAGATCGAGGAACGTCTACCGGCCATGTTTTTGGCGTTTCCAAAATGGTTCCGGAAAAAATATCCCGCACTTTTGAAAAACATTCGCACGAATGGTAATCGGTTGACAACCCCGTTTGATATTTATGAAACTTTAGGGGATATTAGAAACTTCCAGCCCGATGAGATTTTATCAAGGAAAACTAGTGGCCTCAAACGCGGCATATCTTTATTTGAGGAAGTCCTGCCGTCTAGGTCATGTGACACCGCGAGTATTTTAACCCATTGGTGCACGTGTCATTCCGAAAAAGACATCGATACAAACTATCCAAATGTCGTAAAAGCAGCCGACTTTTTACTGCGGCATATGAACTCGGAGTTAGATATTCATAATCTTGGAGGCATGTGTGAAATACTGTCCGTTCATAAAGTCGAAAACGCACAGGAAATTGTCGCAAATGACAAAGTTTTACATTTTAAAAGAAGTTTAGGAGACGTTTTAGGTCGCACTGTCACATTTGGTAACCGGACTAGTACGTTCGTCGACTACCAGTTGGCAGTAAGGACAGTTCCTGGTGATGGTTTATTTGAAACAACTGTCAGATTTTCAGAAATTGATCAAACTTTTGCAATAGTTGGTGACATCAGCAGGATCAATAGATATGGGGACCAATCAAGCTGCATCAATAATTTCAACATGAAGAAATATTGCTATTGTAGACAGTAG
- the LOC135493574 gene encoding uncharacterized protein LOC135493574 isoform X1, which translates to MEIHHVKLLPSTMGRYSRRRFFLATVAMTALFSFPLMLPKDAFVMEMSFLDASSTGLLVNTEGCKIPDIDPFDKSISHLIYKGNSIKCDAKPAITYVDKTWLRFNMTILKEHYGQGLDRCEYQTVTRGGDGKSDDLFLYEEPIIFTDDIRVLSEFIRIACFGENGDMIYTNFHAFIQDKSLMDDRANLQFDAFINREKPKETMNVLMVGLDSMSRLNFIRQMPKTREFLLNTLGAVEMAGYNKVADNTFVNLVPMFAGKFVEGLPWTEMMSDDPFDKYNFMWKEFSRRGYRTLMAEDAPKIAIFNFNKAGFHKQPTDYYMRPLSLAMENHRSIWRNDHNCVGPKLETEIVLDWVNGFVDRFKNKPHFAFSFITRLTHDDVNKAGAADEPHFQFLTTLHEKALLNNTIVIYFSDHGVRFGSLREGYIGKIEERLPAMFLAFPKWFRKKYPALLKNIRTNGNRLTTPFDIYETLGDIRNFQPDEILSRKTSGLKRGISLFEEVLPSRSCDTASILTHWCTCHSEKDIDTNYPNVVKAADFLLRHMNSELDIHNLGGMCEILSVHKVENAQEIVANDKVLHFKRSLGDVLGRTVTFGNRTSTFVDYQLAVRTVPGDGLFETTVRFSEIDQTFAIVGDISRINRYGDQSSCINNFNMKKYCYCRQ; encoded by the exons ATGGAGATTCATCACG TCAAACTCCTTCCAAGTACCATGGGTCGTTACAGCAGAAGACGTTTCTTCCTAGCGACAGTTGCCATGACAGCGTTGTTTTCATTTCCGTTGATGCTACCCAAAGATGCCTTCGTCATGGAGATGTCATTCTTAGACGCCAGTTCGACAGGACTGTTGGTCAATACGGAAGGGTGCAAAATACCCGATATCGACCCCTTTGATAAGAGCATAAGTCATTTGATTTATAAAGGGAACTCAATAAAATGTGACGCCAAACCCGCCATTACTTATGTGGATAAAACCTGGCTGCGGTTTAATATGACGATTTTAAAGGAACATTACGGACAGGGATTAGACCGCTGCGAGTACCAAACCGTCACGCGTGGTGGCGACGGTAAAAGTGATGATCTCTTCCTGTACGAGGAGCCAATCATATTTACCGACGACATCCGGGTCTTGTCCGAATTCATCCGGATCGCCTGCTTTGGGGAGAATGGAGACATGATTTACACTAACTTTCACGCCTTCATTCAGGACAAATCACTCATGGATGATCGGGCGAATCTGCAATTCGACGCGTTTATAAACCGGGAGAAGCCAAAAGAGACCATGAATGTCTTGATGGTTGGGTTAGATTCAATGTCTCGATTGAATTTCATTCGCCAAATGCCAAAGACGCGCGAGTTCCTTCTCAATACTTTAGGCGCCGTGGAGATGGCGGGGTACAACAAAGTTGCCGATAACACGTTCGTAAATTTGGTTCCGATGTTTGCGGGGAAGTTTGTTGAAGGTTTACCGTGGACGGAAATGATGTCAGATGACCCATTTGATAAGTACAACTTCATGTGGAAGGAGTTTTCTCGGAGGGGGTACCGGACTTTGATGGCGGAAGACGCGCCGAAAATCGCCATATTTAACTTCAACAAAGCAGGATTTCACAAACAACCGACGGATTACTATATGCGCCCTCTTAGCCTTGCTATGGAAAATCACCGTTCAATATGGCGGAACGACCACAACTGCGTTGGTCCGAAACTTGAAACAGAAATTGTTTTGGATTGGGTGAACGGTTTCGTGGACCGATTCAAAAACAAACCCCATTTTGCTTTCTCGTTCATAACGAGGCTGACACATGATGACGTCAACAAGGCGGGCGCGGCAGACGAAccacattttcagtttttgacaaCACTTCACGAAAAAGCTCTCTTGAATAACACTATCGTGATATATTTCAGCGATCATGGTGTCCGATTTGGTTCACTTCGAGAAGGATACATCGGCAAGATCGAGGAACGTCTACCGGCCATGTTTTTGGCGTTTCCAAAATGGTTCCGGAAAAAATATCCCGCACTTTTGAAAAACATTCGCACGAATGGTAATCGGTTGACAACCCCGTTTGATATTTATGAAACTTTAGGGGATATTAGAAACTTCCAGCCCGATGAGATTTTATCAAGGAAAACTAGTGGCCTCAAACGCGGCATATCTTTATTTGAGGAAGTCCTGCCGTCTAGGTCATGTGACACCGCGAGTATTTTAACCCATTGGTGCACGTGTCATTCCGAAAAAGACATCGATACAAACTATCCAAATGTCGTAAAAGCAGCCGACTTTTTACTGCGGCATATGAACTCGGAGTTAGATATTCATAATCTTGGAGGCATGTGTGAAATACTGTCCGTTCATAAAGTCGAAAACGCACAGGAAATTGTCGCAAATGACAAAGTTTTACATTTTAAAAGAAGTTTAGGAGACGTTTTAGGTCGCACTGTCACATTTGGTAACCGGACTAGTACGTTCGTCGACTACCAGTTGGCAGTAAGGACAGTTCCTGGTGATGGTTTATTTGAAACAACTGTCAGATTTTCAGAAATTGATCAAACTTTTGCAATAGTTGGTGACATCAGCAGGATCAATAGATATGGGGACCAATCAAGCTGCATCAATAATTTCAACATGAAGAAATATTGCTATTGTAGACAGTAG